tagaggttaTCGCTGTACtttcctctccccagccacttcatccagctctacCGGGAGGATCCTGAGGCACTCCCCATATTGCCGAAGCACCCCACACAGGATTCCCTGGGGGAAACGGTCAAACACCTCCTCCAAGTCCAGAAAACACATTTAGACTAGTTGGGCGAACGCTTGAACATAGtgtggacaatccatgatgagcgcAGAGGTTCATTAACAGAACACCGctcaggttctgatcggggTGGGGGATTGGAGTTGAGTCATTCCTCTTGGTCAGGCCCTTCCGGGTCTCACtatcattgcccacgtgagcactGAAGTTCCCCAGCAACTCCTCCCACGACGGAGTCCACAGTGGGAGCAGTCTCCAGCACTAagtctaaggactccaaaaagggtgggaaCTCTgaactgatgtttggtgcagaggcacaaacaacagccaGGGCCATTCCTCTCTATGGGTTAGGGTTACattttatataatatttttctgaattATTTGTGGTTATTCGTATAGAggcccatagctcagtggttagagcatcgggggttgcgtcaggcaggggatccggcgtaaaaactgtgacaaatatgagcgttcatctgggatgttacgctgtggcgacccctaacggcacAAACCGAAATAAACTCCATTCGTGCTTATTCGTACCTCATAGAAATAGAGTGATAAATAAAGCCACTAAATATGGATAAAAGGTggtactcccgcgacctttgtgaggattaagcggctcagatgatggatggagggTAGTATGTTTTAGCTCTAGACTTCTTCTCAATGACACTTGTCTGCGACtgtctcttatgtgccctgagattagctggcaaccagttcagggtgtaccccgcctcctgcccgctgacagctgggatgggactccccgcgaccctcgtaaggataagcagcaaaaaataaagaaataaataagatGGATGGACTGCAATGATCCTCCGTCTACGTAAAATCAACCCAAACATGGAGGTATAACCCATTCCATTGCTTTTTCAAATACATGCATACATGTGTATGCGTCAACGTAGGATTCCATCatccaactttttatttttgggccATCATTATTTTCCAGCGATAACGACAGAAAGCGCCAGTATTTGCAAATAAGACACACAGGATTTGCCACGTTTCTATTTGCTTCTCCGTGCGTTGTGAGTAGAAATATTTCTCAATAAAATAGAAGATAACACACTCCAAACGTGCAACGTGTATTGAACGGTTGACATTTAAGCGAAGTCAATAACTTACCTGGAGGCGTGCAAAAATGCGTTGAGCATACTCAGCGTCATTCGAAACGGCCGCCATATTCTTCTTCCTTGACATGGCCGCGCATGCGCACTGCTGCAGGCACCCCTGCGCTCCCCTCCATTTCTCCACTTTCCTGTCTGCAGGGAGCGGCTTTGAACACACTAATCTACAACCTGCCAGATAGTCGttataaataatacaaagaGAACAATTTCCGAGATTTTGCTTACTAGTATGATACACATGTAGACATGCCGAGGCGGACTCCAGCACCATAGATGACGTTGTTACATCTTTGAACGtttgcgaagaagaagaagaagaaccagaagaagaagaagaagacgaagaagaagattttttttttttttaaagaaaagaaaaccaagAATTGCTTCCGTTTTGAGCCGCTATCGCTcgctagaaagaaaaaaaaatagctaaacGTTGTGGACCTCTCGTCATCTTTCGGTGGTCCTCCCAAATAGTATCTGTGACGCTGTGGTGGATTCAAGTCTATCCCTTACTCCTGCTCTCAAGATGAAGAGAAGGGGCTCGGAGAAAGCACGCCATGTGGTTGCGTGGATCAACAAAGCCGAATGGGATCAAGTCCGGGAATATCTTTACTCCAAGGATTCCGCCTTGCAGAGGAGTGCTCTTCATCGGATATCGGCGTGGAAAGCGAGGTATGCCAACAGCACTCCCGTGGCGATGGACTGCACCGCGGACCTGGTGAGATGTCAGGTGCTGGACCGCTCCGAAAAGCTGGACTCTCACGCCCTGGTTTTGCTCTACGGGGCGGCCCTGGTGAGGTTTACAAACTTGATCACTGAACGCCAGCAAGGGAAAATTGCCCGACCGTTAAGGAGACTGGCCGGGAACTTGAACATCCCAGAATGGATTATCAACCTGAGGCATGACGTCACACACCGCAAACTCCCTGCCTTGAAATGGTGCCGAAAGGGATGCGAGTTGATTCTGGAGTGGCTCCACCGGGAGTATTGGTCCAGACAGTTGGGAGGGGCCCCCGGTGCGGACTGGGAAGATCAGTCCGATCAAGGCTTGGATCTTAAACAACAAGAAGACGAGCTCATTGCAtggcaaaaagaaaaggaagctTACAAGAATGTAAGGGACcttctgatttcatttgaaaaggagCGCTACGATGCTTTTGGGGGTGTAcatgaagaaaaagagaaaaactcgTGGCCAGACCCTTTGGCCGACATGAGCTGGATACTTGgtgagataaaacatttttcgGAGGAATTTGAGGAGTTGCTCGTCGACGTCCTCTTAGAAGATGGTTTCCTCATCCCTACATCGGAACAACTGTCATCGTTGGGCTGTGACGCTTCTGATAACGATTGGTTTTGTCCCACCGAGCCCAAACTCCCTCCAGCTGTCCTGCATTTCTGGCTTCCCCTCCTGAAAACACTAATCTCTTCATCCTTCATCCATCTCTTCCTTGAGAAGCTGTTCGCCGAGTTGAAGCTTCTCTCCAGTGAGCACCGAAATTACTACATCTCTGGGTGGATCTCCGAAGTCATGCTCTGCAACAGTAAAAAAAGCGATTATCACTTTGAGACAAAGTCACAGAGGAAGGCCAGGATGAAGGAGAAAATTTTTGTCAACCGCATCCAGCTGCGGTGGCAGCAGTTGCTGTCCGCCTGCCTGGACGCTCCCTGCGCCAGCACACCTCGCCTGCTCCACTTAATCTTGGAGGACATGGAGCATCCTCTTCCTCTGGAAACCCAGCAAAGGTTGCTGCGGCTCTGCTCCATCTACACTCGGACAGAACATCCCGAACCGGACGTCGAGCAGGAACGGCGGCCCGTTTACACGCTGGAGAGTTTGCACGACGAGTTGCGGCGTTCGAGGCGCCACAGCCAGCCCTCGCAGTCGGAACCGCAGAGCAAGCAGACGGAAGAGAAGAACAAATGGTCAAAGGCCGAGGTGGAAAAAGGAGAGTTGCTTCAAGGTTCCTCGTGGCAAGTGTGCTTTGACGACGTTTTATGGAAGAATTACCCTCTTGGAAAAGTCCCCGGCCAGTCGGACGCGCCCTCGTGCCTGATGGTGGACAATTACTCGACTATGAGCGTGTTCGACCAGCCGGTGGAAATGGAGAGCAGCGGCAGCGCACCGCAGAGTTTCTCGAGACCTTCTGCATCAACAAGGACAGCTGATGGACCTCTTTGGAGCCACAGCGAACTCGCCAAGCTCAAAACTGGACTGCAACTTTTCTGATTCTCGTGAAAATGCTCGAAAAGATACAATCTTGTTGTTAAAAGCGCATCATCTAGTGGATTATTTTTGCTGGATTTACGTGAACGTTTACACCAATTGAGCATAATACTTTATTTACAGGTGGATGATTGCAATTTAATGGTAGAAAATGTGTGATCTCAGAACAATAGTCCAAAAAGTTGAATAAAGGATATTCTCGTCACAAAAGCTCAAAGAACATTAAAGAATTTTGCTCAACTGACACTTTCTGTGGACTTTCTTTTGAAATGGCAACTTTCCTCTTTCACGAAAGACACTTTTCACCATAGCAGTGATGAGGTgctgtgtaaaaatgtattattttgtccttgtgacaaattaaaaaagtgTTGGCAGTGGATTTAAtatccctcctttttttttctttgtagtgCTTAGGGATGAGAATTGTTCCGCGGATTTGTGGacttctgagtttttttttcagctgaaattgtcatttttgtgaaacatgcAACTTGTGAGGCCACGACTGActgatattgtattttttttcaagtaaaatcTATTGGGGCGGGACGGTACCTCAGCTgataaaagcgttggcctcacagatctgaggtctcaggttcaatcccagacctgcctgtgtggggtttgcatgttctcctcgtgcctgcgtgggttttctccaggtcccacatcccaaaaacatgcaacattaatcggacactccaaattgcccctaggtgtgattgtgagtgtggctgtttgtctccaaccagttcagggtgtacccagcctcctgcccggtgacagctgggataggctccagcattccccgtgacccttgtgaggataagcggcaaagaaaatggatggatggataaaatctaTTGGGAGGATTAATGGATCAAACATTTGGAGTGAATTTTGACCTTCAGTTTCTTGTGAATAAACAAGTTGCGTAAAATACCAAAACgttgaacagatgaatgtgcattcaaaagtttagaaaatgttaaattaaaatCACCTGCAGAGTCCAATATCATCTGAAATCTCATCTTAAAAGTCCAATGTTACATACTTTTGGTGACTTATCTTCGCTTGCATAGTGCAAAATTCAAGGCATAGGTTTTGTGCTTTTATTGTATTAATATAtttctttcaaacaaaatgtataaGCAAATTCTAGGGCTGTGATAATTTTCAAGACGCAGAATTGCATGTACACACGTAGTGAAGCAGCAGCATCAGAAAGATAAAAACAGTTGCGTGTGAGCAAAAAAGGTACAAAGTTGACTGTCAGTAACGTCACTTAGGGCAGCGCCGCCATGTTGAAAATTGAGTTGGGACTCGGGAGACGTGACGTGCTGGGCTTTTTCTCAACACGCCACTTTCggatttgctttttgttttgtatgaaaAGTCCTACAGCGGGACATCTGTAAGCCGCGATCAACCGTCTATATCGTCTTTACACTCCCCGCGTGTGAAGAGAAGGGTAAATGTAACGGAAACTATCGCAGTTCGAAAGTGTTGTGTCATCCAGGCATGAGCGCCGCATGGTGCTAGCTAGCTGGCTAGTTAGCTTTGGCAAACGCTAACAAAAAACAAGGTCGTATTTGGTCTTCATTAAGCTTTTGGGTTGTGTGTCTTTTGTAACTGcaattttaatacaatacaatcaTTTGCTATTCCCGCTCATCGAGTTGTAACGTCCACGAGCCAGGCCTTATTTTACTAAATCTGTACGTTACGATATATAATATTAGCACAGCACAGCGTTTATATGCTTGAATGTATGGTAACAGTGGTCTTGTTAATCTGAATGTACGTCTGATTGCGGTGCTCTTTGTGCTGTTTGGACTAGTTCCCGTTTAGTTGCGAAGTTGACGTTGCGCAGAAGTAATTTATTTAAAGTTGACTTCACCGTGAGCGCCGTAGAAAATGATGGTACAGTACTTAAAAGCTAACATCGTTTGTGGTGTTGTGACTCGACATGTCTCAGCGGCGACTAATTGCTCATTATAATGTTGACGATGGCTCAGCAGCACGCTTTTTAATATTCTTAATAGTATTTGGTGTTAAGTAACAGGCCGTCACTCCACGAGGGCGGTCCTTTGTTTGGTGTCGGTACCAAGTTCAGTAtaattaaagtcagaattaacACTAAGTATTCGTAGGCCACGTTTGCTCAAGTCGGAGTCTATTGTTTAGTGCCTGGGTGCGTTTGTTAACCGATAGCGATTCTTGGTTCAATGTACTGTACgttcattttgtgtttatggTAGTAAAGCGACCAGCAGCTGTCGTCCTTGATCACAAATGAGGGCGTTGCAGTATTCTTACGAcactgtgaaaatgtatttactacGTAACTATAAAAGAGAGCATAGCAGTTAGTGAACCATGCCATTTATATGTCCAAAAATTATTGTGAGACGATTTGATCATAAACGGGGGATATTTATGAACTGAAATTCCACTGTCGATAAATGAATGAGCTATGACAAATAGTCTGACTTTGAAAATGTCGCTCTGCtcattttccacaaaaatgctaaaataatTTGTGGCAGTGATGTACAAATGTATAGATTATTATAATATTGGTAGGTTAtttggattttaattttttattggaTTATTATAATATTGGTAGGTTATTTGATCCAACTTGTATTCAAGGTAATTTGATTGTGcatgtgtattcaattaaaggGGAATCCCACTcgtttgcattaacaatttatccaacaggtcatgtaatatgtactctattttgacaatgtgatgttaattctttctcatttaatggtgttttgaaaagatttttatcgactattgcgaattttcagcggtgctgccatttttgcgagttacatgacctacgtgcgtggatgtgacatgGTACGTGGaattccaaacgctcgattacatgggacaccattatgcccagtgctgatttctcagatgtatcctcatctgaagaagaaatagctgtattggttgatcgggaagacagaggaatacttccatacagagccgTGAGTGGTGCCACTCAACCgataattataaataataataaataaaacactgttaaatgagagagggttTAACATCACGTTGACAAAATAGAGTACGTATTACGTAaccaattggatacattgttaatgcaaaccagtggaattcccctttacatacatgtacagtacatgtaggAAGATTGGTCATAAACAGGAAATAGAATTTGTTGGGTATCTGGACCTGCAATCCAGCCTATGTGTTCCCATTAAGATGAAAACTTGTTTTATAATGAAATACTTTACAATACATTGCCTTTGTCCGTCTTTACAGGTCTAAATTCTGCATCTTCTGGACTTCATTCCTTACGGTCCACTTACCACACAACACGCACAACACAATGATAACCAGGAGAAGAGGCAATTGCAACACTGCAGTGAAGTCCCTGGAGGTTGAAGGGAGCAGTGCTGTGAAAACTAAAGAAGATTTCTCAAGTTTCCCTGAGGACTTCCCAGCTGATGACTTTGACAAAATAGAAAAGGACCTCGACGACCAGTTGGGAATGGAAGACCTGGAATGGATCCTTGAGAGAGAGACGACAGCCTTGCCAGTCTTTGACATTGAGCTGGGTAATCTTTACAGCACCAAGAACCAAGATTCTGGAGCTGAATGTTCAACCGCCACCTCTCCGGAGAATTTGTCACCGGCCTTGAAGATCAGGAGTAAGCAACGGCGAGACAGCCAAGTGATCAACAAAAACGCAGTCGCTGCTCGGTTAAATCGCCTTAAAAAGAAAGAATATGTTCacagcctggaaaaaaaagtgggcatCATGTCCACGGAAAACAGCACGCTCAAAGCAGAAaactctcatctgaccaaaagaGTGGAGGAATTGGAAGATGAGACCAGGTACCTGCGAGCAGTGCTGGCCAATGAGAGCATGTTAGCTCAGCTGTTGTCACGGCTGAGCGGTATGAATGGCATGAAATTATCCTCCTCGCTTTTCCAGGGCGCTGACTCAAATGAGCACGACTACGCTCTGCCACGGAAACGCGTGAAAGTGGAGGAGAAAGAGACATCCGGTGGCGTGTGCCTCCACGTGGACAAGAACCACGTCTCAGTGGAGTTCTGCACTAAGTGTGCAGCGAGCGCGAGCGCATCTCTTAAAATGTAGGGTCAAGTACATACCTCTGATTTCACTTATTGAGACGTGGCTCTATGTACTGACCATCTTGATGGTGGACAAAAGACTTAAATTAATGACATGTCGGACTCACTGATAGTGCATGTGTTTGACCACATGTTGGCTTGCGTGGGCGTTACTGCTAAACCTTGTTGACAGTTTCTTCTAGGTATTGGTTGATCTACCATGAGGGGTGAATGGCTTTCTGAACACCTTAACCTGCTTGACTCCATGGTAAGGATCAGAGCGGAAAGACATTTTCAGTTCATGTTCAAGACACTTTGGCCGTAGCTAATTTGCAAAAACTGTTTTAAGTCAAAGAGTCTTTAATGAAATAGAACAGATGATGTGTAAATGACGGTGAAGGTCCACAAAGAGTCATTTTCAATTGGCTTTCAGATGCCTGAAACATTGAGTGttcagattattattatgaatatccccccccccaacgcccATCCCAAACAGCTCTCTTTGTGAACCGGCACCAAAATACCAAAGAATCCTTTCATTTAGAGCCAcctgtttttctttattgctgAAGTGGATTCTGCTGGTGGAGGTTGAAGAGACTGGACAAGCTGCTGCCACCGTGggctggtattttttttaaggtagtATCGGTAACAAtggtatatgtttttttttaaattttgcctATCGGCCAGAGTTTCTTCAGTGGGTTTTTGGAAGCTCAGTTCAACTCCACCATCACGTGTGATTTTTGTTGTCATGGTAATTGAAGTATTCCATTCAGAAGCACTCGCTTAGCCGATGAGATTGTCATCATTTATAATCAATTGTAAATGTGTACATAATTTGAATATGTGTCCTTTGAGGTAATTGGCCTCTGATAagagatggaaaaataaatcatattttaactatGTTTCAGTCGCAAATATTTACATGACTTTTGTGTGTACTGTTGATATTAATgcatctctctttttctttctgaacAGCAAGCTCTCTCCCGATAAAGATCTTACTTTTCCTCAACATTACAAGTCTGGTCAAGGTTTGAAGTATAAAGCATGCACTGAAAAAGGCCCATAGAGATGATCTTTTACATTTCGGCCATTTTTCGGTTGAGCAGCGTTGTGTCCTTAATCCGTGACTACACACTGTTTGAAGGCGTTTAAACTAAGCTATTTATGACTCAGTTGTTGCACGGGTAGGGATGAGCATTTTGCCTACACTTCCTTCTCTGACATATTTCCAATTATTCAAGTGGAACAATATAATATAGTAATATATTCTCATGTATGTTGGAGAGAAAGTCTAAACACCCTGTTAAGATTCCAGATTTTTGTAATCTATATgcaaaatataaacaatattcgaccaaaataaatcatcctcctcccaaaaaaattcaacactATAACCTCTaagggtcgggaaccttttaggctgagagagccgtAAACGGCaaagattttcaaatgtaattccaaaagagccgtccaatatttttagaaataaatgcAAGGGTATtggtgcattttatgtaagaccaacattttataagtacaataagtctctaagtacatttaaaaaacataacaATGTTGcgaaccaatgatgacaaaagtactttttatcaTTAACGCGACTTCTTTGCTCATCGCTTAGTCATCTGTTTCTTATGTCATTAAACAAAATTTCATGcggcctttgagacttccatccgttattcatgaacgtaggttggtcttaatgttttttttaaatgtgagaaagtcttcatatgcataggtagaaccaaacattgttaGTGCTGCAATATTCACACGCCGCAGTGCgtggtatgtgacgggaagtgcgttccaagttttcacaatcagctggtctgcaggttgatCCCCTCCTCATTTCTTCCCACTTATGTGCACTCGCCAACAGAGGCacgtctttatgtaaaaaaaaaaaaaaatccggtgGTGGGCAGCGCACAACcactctgtcattataaaccacattgataggtTGCGTTAGGactaacatttttaattatgagtgtacccctttaagagcggaggaggGATGCAATGTAAACTGGGAAGAGGAGTGTGGCCATCATTGCAGGCGTGCAgcaggtcattgttagagaaagttgtgtggtgtcaaaatgttaaaaaataaatgacgttTTTTTGGTCATGCAGTCACATGATCGATCGTGGGGGACACATTGAGCCCCCCTGCTGTACACAGAATTTCGTTttgagggctccgcgagccataagcaaccaccaaaagagccaggtgtggctcacgagccataggttcccgacccccgCTGTAACCTATAAACtgtaaacattgaaaaaataaattgtcagaggggaaattaaaaacaaataaagtggTACCACAACTGCGCACACCCCCTTagagatgtggctgtgttcagaattaaccaagCACGTGagaaatgggagtcagcacatccatccatttaccaagccccttagcctcacaagggtcgccagagtgctggagccttcctTAGCCAACTTTgagtgaaaggcggactacaccagGAACTGGTCGCCCCT
This DNA window, taken from Syngnathoides biaculeatus isolate LvHL_M chromosome 2, ASM1980259v1, whole genome shotgun sequence, encodes the following:
- the crebzf gene encoding uncharacterized protein crebzf isoform X1, whose amino-acid sequence is MLKIELGLGRRDVLGFFSTRHFRICFLFCMKSPTAGHLSKFCIFWTSFLTVHLPHNTHNTMITRRRGNCNTAVKSLEVEGSSAVKTKEDFSSFPEDFPADDFDKIEKDLDDQLGMEDLEWILERETTALPVFDIELGNLYSTKNQDSGAECSTATSPENLSPALKIRSKQRRDSQVINKNAVAARLNRLKKKEYVHSLEKKVGIMSTENSTLKAENSHLTKRVEELEDETRYLRAVLANESMLAQLLSRLSGMNGMKLSSSLFQGADSNEHDYALPRKRVKVEEKETSGGVCLHVDKNHVSVEFCTKCAASASASLKIFF
- the crebzf gene encoding CREB/ATF bZIP transcription factor isoform X2; the encoded protein is MITRRRGNCNTAVKSLEVEGSSAVKTKEDFSSFPEDFPADDFDKIEKDLDDQLGMEDLEWILERETTALPVFDIELGNLYSTKNQDSGAECSTATSPENLSPALKIRSKQRRDSQVINKNAVAARLNRLKKKEYVHSLEKKVGIMSTENSTLKAENSHLTKRVEELEDETRYLRAVLANESMLAQLLSRLSGMNGMKLSSSLFQGADSNEHDYALPRKRVKVEEKETSGGVCLHVDKNHVSVEFCTKCAASASASLKIFF
- the las1l gene encoding ribosomal biogenesis protein LAS1L — its product is MKRRGSEKARHVVAWINKAEWDQVREYLYSKDSALQRSALHRISAWKARYANSTPVAMDCTADLVRCQVLDRSEKLDSHALVLLYGAALVRFTNLITERQQGKIARPLRRLAGNLNIPEWIINLRHDVTHRKLPALKWCRKGCELILEWLHREYWSRQLGGAPGADWEDQSDQGLDLKQQEDELIAWQKEKEAYKNVRDLLISFEKERYDAFGGVHEEKEKNSWPDPLADMSWILGEIKHFSEEFEELLVDVLLEDGFLIPTSEQLSSLGCDASDNDWFCPTEPKLPPAVLHFWLPLLKTLISSSFIHLFLEKLFAELKLLSSEHRNYYISGWISEVMLCNSKKSDYHFETKSQRKARMKEKIFVNRIQLRWQQLLSACLDAPCASTPRLLHLILEDMEHPLPLETQQRLLRLCSIYTRTEHPEPDVEQERRPVYTLESLHDELRRSRRHSQPSQSEPQSKQTEEKNKWSKAEVEKGELLQGSSWQVCFDDVLWKNYPLGKVPGQSDAPSCLMVDNYSTMSVFDQPVEMESSGSAPQSFSRPSASTRTADGPLWSHSELAKLKTGLQLF